The Bacteroidia bacterium genome includes a window with the following:
- a CDS encoding Dam family site-specific DNA-(adenine-N6)-methyltransferase — MQLTLEQKYRTYYPPKYQLLKWVGNKQKFAAEITSYFPTDYNRYFEPFLGSGAILATVAPHKGVGSDTFKPLVEIWKKLSNDPEGLVKWYAERRNRIIKEPKEKVYEDVKASYNSNPNGADFLFLTRSCYGGIVRFRKSDGYMSTPCGVHIPIPVESFVKRVAEWGKRLKSVRFEHLDFKDAFALAKDGDLIYCDPPYSHSQSILYGAQDFRLEDLLLEIKKAKSRGVMVALSIDGNKKSGNYICDLPIPSGLFENEIFVNCGRSMLRRFQLEGQTLEKEVVSDRLLLTY, encoded by the coding sequence ATGCAACTCACGCTTGAACAGAAGTACAGAACCTACTATCCGCCAAAATATCAACTTCTAAAATGGGTTGGAAACAAGCAAAAATTTGCAGCGGAAATCACAAGTTACTTTCCAACTGACTATAACAGGTATTTTGAGCCTTTTTTGGGAAGCGGAGCTATTTTAGCTACTGTTGCGCCGCATAAGGGAGTTGGTTCCGATACGTTTAAGCCGCTTGTAGAGATTTGGAAAAAGCTTTCTAACGACCCAGAAGGTTTGGTAAAATGGTATGCCGAGAGGAGAAATCGAATAATTAAGGAGCCAAAAGAAAAGGTGTATGAAGATGTAAAGGCATCCTACAATTCGAATCCCAACGGAGCGGATTTCCTCTTTTTAACTCGCTCCTGCTACGGTGGAATTGTCCGTTTTAGGAAGTCTGACGGCTATATGTCGACTCCATGCGGGGTTCACATACCAATTCCGGTCGAAAGTTTTGTTAAACGAGTAGCGGAATGGGGAAAGCGATTGAAATCCGTTCGATTTGAACATCTCGATTTCAAAGATGCGTTTGCTTTGGCCAAGGATGGAGATTTGATATATTGTGATCCACCATATTCCCACAGCCAAAGTATTTTGTACGGGGCACAGGATTTCAGGCTTGAGGATTTACTACTGGAAATTAAAAAGGCCAAATCGCGTGGAGTGATGGTAGCACTAAGTATTGACGGAAATAAAAAATCCGGCAATTATATCTGCGATTTACCTATCCCTTCTGGGCTTTTTGAGAATGAAATCTTTGTGAACTGCGGACGTTCCATGCTCCGTCGCTTTCAATTGGAAGGACAAACGCTGGAAAAGGAGGTTGTTTCTGACAGGCTGTTACTTACATACTAG
- a CDS encoding helix-turn-helix transcriptional regulator, with product MKKSLFKKEYKVLLEQLYRLRVSSNMRQSDLAKKLNLPQSFISKVESGERRLDLVELRLICKVLGSNLEEFTREFEKALNERK from the coding sequence GTGAAGAAAAGCCTGTTCAAAAAGGAGTACAAGGTTCTATTGGAGCAATTGTACAGGCTAAGAGTCAGTTCAAATATGCGCCAATCTGACCTTGCAAAGAAACTGAACTTACCTCAGTCATTTATCAGTAAAGTAGAAAGCGGTGAACGCCGCCTGGATTTGGTGGAACTCAGATTGATATGTAAAGTTTTGGGATCAAATTTGGAAGAATTCACCCGCGAATTTGAAAAGGCCTTGAATGAACGCAAATAA